AAAGGTAGTTCTGCGCGCCGTTGAGCATGTTGCCCCACGACGCGGCGGGCGGTTGGATGCCGAGTCCGAGGAACGACAGGGCCGACTCGGTGAGGATGGCGAACGAGATGCCGATCGTGGCATTCACGATCACGGTCGGAGCGACGTGCGGCAGGACGTGGCGCATCAGAATGCGGGCGTCGCCCGCCCCGAGGGCGCGCGCCGCCTCCACCGCGAGTTCTTCTCGGTAGCGCAAGATCTCGCTACGAACGAGGCGCGCGAGGCCCATCCAAGACGTGAGGCCGATGACGAGCACGAGGGGCAGCAAGCCCGTTCCGAAGAAGGTGAGGCCCAGCATCGCGATGAAGAAGCCGGGAATGGCGAGCATTCCGTCCGTGAAGCGCATCAACAGCGCGTCGGTGACGCCGCGAAAGTAACCGCTCAGCCCGCCGACGAGCACGCCGAACACGACGGACACGAGCACCGCGAAGAAGCCGACCGTGAGCGACACCCGGCCGCCCAGCATGAGGCGGATCAGGACGTCGCGGCCGTTCTCGTCCGTTCCGAGCGGATGGGCGCCGCTGGGCCGCGCGAACTGACTCGCGAAGTCGATTTCGGTCGGGGACGCCTTGTGGAAGAGCGGGCCGAGGACGCTGAAGGCGACGATGAGCAGCAGCACGAACACGGACGCGACGGCGGCGGGGTTGCGAAGGAAGCGCCGCACGCGGCGGCTGAGACGGCGCGGCTTCGAGCCTCCCGAAACGGGCACGCGAACGTCGGGCACCACGTCAAGCCTCCGTTCGGACACGAGGGTCCACCACGGGGTAGAGCAGGTCGACGAGGAGGTTGAACAAAACGACGGCGAGCGCCACGACGAGGGTGATGGCGAGGATGAGCGGGTAGTCGCGTCCCAAGGCCGCCTCGACGCTGAGGCGGCCCATCCCGGGCCACGCGAAGATCGTCTCGGTGACGGCCGCGCCTCCCACGAGGCGCGGCAGTTGCAGTCCGATGGCCGTGAGGACGGGCAGCAAGGCGTTCTTGAGAATGTGCTTGTACTGAAGGCGAAGCGGCCCGACGCCCTTGGCCTTGGCGGTACGCACGTAGTCCTGCATGGCGGCCGTGCGGGCGCTGGAGCGCGTGTAGCGCAGCACCTCGGCGATGGTGGCGCTCGCCAAGACGAGCGTCGGGAGAATGAGGTGGCGCAAGGAGTCGAGGAGGTTGCCTTCCATGCCGGGCGCGTTCATGCCGCCGGCGGGCAAGACGCGCAGCACGACGGCGAAGAGGATGATCAGCATGAGGGCGAACCAGAAGACGGGCACGGCGACGAACACGAGGCTGACCGTGCTGAGCAGGCGGTCGAGCAGGCTGTTGGGCCGCAAGCCGCACATCAAGCCGAGCGGCACGGCGACGAGGACCGTGACGAGCAGCGCCGTCCCGGCGAGCAGCAAGGTGTTCGGAAGGCGCTGCCCGATGACTTGCAAGGTCGGCGTGCCGTACAGAAAGGACGTGCCGAGATCGCCGCGCACGACACCCGCCGCGAACTTCGCGAACTGCTCGGGGACGGAGTCGTTCAGGCCGAGGCGCTCCGCGATCGCCGCGCGTTCGACCGTGCCGAGGTTCGGGTCGGCAAGGAGGGACGGCCCGCCGGGCGCGAGGCGCACGACGATGAAGGTCACGACGCACACGACGGCCAGCACGATCAGGGCGTGCCACAAGCGGCGCAGGATGTAGGGAACGGGCATGATCTCTCCTCGGGACGGTCAGGAGCGCTCAGCGCAAGTCGAACTTCTCGGAGTGGCGCAAGGCGTCACGAATGCCGAGGTCGGGCACGCCGGTGAGGTTGCGACGAATCGCTTGAAGTTCCTTCGGGTACCACAAGACGAGAACGGGCGGATCGGTGAGTTCGAGGCGTTGCAAGTTGGTGTAGATGATTTTGCGCGCGGCGAGGCTCGTGGTTTCGCGTCCGCGGCGCAGCAGTTCGTCGGCTTGCGAGTTGCTGTAGAACGCTTGGTTGTTGCTTTGCCCCGTCGCGTAGTACGAGTACTGATCGGGATCGGGCGCGGTCGTCCACCAGATGAGGTTGGCGTCGTACTTGCCGGTCAGCAGGAAGTCGCGCACGAGCGTGCCGAACTCCAAGGTCTGCAGCGTGACGTCCATGCCGATGCGCTTGAGGTCTTGCTGCACGGCGAGCGCCGCTTGTTCGCGCGTGGGGTTGCCGCGGTCGACCATGAGGCTGAACTTGAACGGCTCGCCTTTGGCGTTGACGAGCGTGCCTTGCGCGTTGCGCTTCCAGCCCGCTTGCGCGAGGATTTGCAAGGCGCGGTTCGGGTCGAACTGCACGGGCTTGATGGACTTGTTGAAGTAAGCGCGCAAAGCCGTCGGGATGGTGCCGACGGGGTAGTCGGCGTAGCCGCGCAGCACGCCTTCGATGATCGCCTTGCGGTTCACGGCGTACTGCATCGCTTGGCGCACCTTCGCGTCCTTGAACAAGGGGTTTTTCAAGTTGAAGAACACCAGGAAGTGCTGGACGGCGTCGGCTTGCTTGATGCGGACGTTCGGGTCGTTTTGCAGGGCGGCGAGGTTGAACGGCTCGACGTTCACCCAGTCAAGTTCGCCCGAGCGGAGTTGCGCGACTTGGGTGTTGATGTCGGGCACGACTCGGAAGGTGATGCCGTCGAGTTTCGGCTTTGCGCCGTAGTAGTCGGGGTTCGGAACGAGGGTGATGCTGGCGCCGGGAACGACGCGCGACACCTTGTACGGCCCGGTTCCGATGGGCATTTGGCGGTTGAAGGCGTTGTAGTTGTTGAGGTCCTTGCCTTCGAGCAGGTGCTTCGGCACGATGCCGGCGTTGTGGCCGAGCAGGATGAGGAACGGCGCGAACGGCTTGGAGAGCGTGAACCGTACCGTGTTGCGGTTCACGGCGACGACGTCTTTGATGGAGTTGAAGTCGGAAACGAGGCGCGAGCCGGATTGCGGATTGATGATCGTCTTGAAGGTGAAGACGACGTCGTCGGCCGTGAAGGGTTGCCCGTCGTGCCACTTGACGTTTTGCCGCAGGTTGAAGGTGTACGTGAGGCCGTTGTTGGTGACGCGCCACGACGCCGCGAGGTCGGGTTCGGGCTGCAAGTCTTCGTTGGGCCGCACGAGGCCCGGGAAGATGACCTTGTTGACGAGGATCGACCCGAGGTCGGGCGCGACGAGAGGATTCATGATGGGGTCGTTGATGAGGGGCAACTTCAAGACGTTGCTTTGCGCGCTTGCGCCGGTGACGGCGAGGGCGACTCCGAGGGCGAGGAGAGCTTTTCTCATGACAAAACCTCCGTTAGAGAGTGGGAGCGGGCGTGGGCAGGGCGGCTCGGACGGCGCGAGCGGCGTCGCGCAGCGTGGCGATCACGCGGTTTTGGCCGCGCGTGAGGTGCGTTTTGTGAAAGCCGATCTTGTCGGGCGCGACGTTCGCAAGGTCGAGGGCGACCGCGAGGTCGGGAAGCGGCGGGACGGAAATGGCGGGATCGTGAAAGAACGGCGCTTGGCGCGTGAAGTTGACGCGCGTGAGCAGGCGCGTGACGGTGAGGTACGCGGCGTTGACTCGGCGCACGGTGTCGTCCGTGAGGGGGCGTCCGTCGAGAGTGGCGGCGTACGCGTCGAGCTCGGAGATGACGGCTTTGAGCGCCGTGAGTTCGTCGTGGACGCGTGAGAAGTCGAAGTGGCTTTTGGCCGCCGCCTGGTACTTCGTGACGGCCGCCGTGAGATCGTCGACGGCGAGGGTGTAATCGAAGGGCAGGGTGGTGGCGTTCGCCGCGCGCAGCGTGCCGAGCGCGTAGATCCGCATGTCCTTGAGCAAGATGTCCTTGTTGGCGACGTCGATGGTGTCGTCCTCGGTGTGCCAAGCGATGTTGCCGCCGCACCCCCCGACGGCGTAGTAACCTTTTTCGGCGCGCAAGTCGTTGGGCATGGTGCTGAGGAGCATGAAGTACCCGGTGAGCCCGATGTTGTTGAACGAGTAGTCGCCCGCGCGAGGAGGGCGTTCTCCGAAGGATTCCTGCCCGGTGACGTCTCGAATGACCGCTTGGGCGTAGCGTTCCGCCTCGGGCATCCACGAGACGTCTCGGTACTCGGTGGCGTCGCGGCAGCCGGGCGAGTCGCAGTTGACTTGCGCGACGCAGTGGTCGTGCAGTTCGAGAGCGAACGTGTCCGAGAACCAAGTGCTGCCCGCGTAGCGTCCCGTGGAGTGGCCGGGCCACCACGCGATCTTGACGGTGCGCCGCAGTTCCGAGCGGCGTTCCCACAGGACGCGCGCGATTTCGAGGAGGGTCGCGTCTCCAACGGCGTTGTCGCCGACGCCGACGTCCCACGAGTCGTAGTGACCGTGCAGCAGCACGAAGGCGTCGGGGTCTTCTCTCCCGGGAATGGTGACGACCGGGATGGGCGATTCGAACCAGCCTTCGTCGAGGTGCGTGAAGAGGGTGATGGCTTGGCCATCATGTGCCGCGTCGATGAGAAGCGCGCCGTCGTGGCGGTTGACGCTCACGACCGGGATGTTGGGCTTGCGGGGCAGGCCGTCGAGGTCGGGCGTGCCCCAGATGCTCGTGCAGATGCCCCAGTGGGCGCGGTCTCCGGGATTCACCGCGATGACGCCGAGGGCGCCGCGTTCTTCGAGTTCGCCGACCTTGCCGGGCATGCCGAAGCCTTCGGTGACGACGATCTTGCCGCGCACGTCGACGGCGTCGCCGAAGAGGGCCTTGGAGAACATCTCGTCGGCGTCGGCGGCGTACACGCTGGGTTGATGCACGAGGGGCGCGGTGTGGCCGCCGGGAAGGCTCGCGCTCATGGCCATGGCCTTGGCGTGCAGGGTCTGGTCGCCGAGGCGGATGGAGGCCGAGCGGGGAATGCTGAGGTACAGTTCGGGCCGGTGCACGTGGACGGGAACGCCGTGCGAGGTGAGACGCGCGACGAGAAGGTCGGCGGCGGTTCGAACGTCGGCGGGATCCTCGCGTTTCAAGCGCGAGAACCGTTCGATCAATTCCCAGGGAGCGTCGAGCGTGATGGCGTCGAGGGTGGCCTGTTCGGCGTCGGTCAACATACCTTGCCTCCGGTCCTTCTGCCTGTTTTACCGTATAAAACAGCGTTTTTTCAGGTAAGATTCCAGGTAGTTTGAAGGAGTCCTCATGCCAAAGTCAAGTCCTCTCAGCACGACACGTCCGTACAACATCGCGGCCCTCGAAAGCGCGATTCACATTCTCGAGCTCGTGGGACACGAACCCGGACTGAGACTGCAAGGCCTCGTCGAGCGAAGCGGGCTCAACAAAAGCCACGTCTTCCGCATTCTTCGCAACCTGCAAGACCACGCCCTCGTTTGGCAAGACGACGTCGGCGCCTACCGCCTCGGGCAAGCCGCGTACCTGCTCGGGAAACGCGCCGAGTCGCAATGGTCGCTCACGCGCGCCGCGAGGCGCACCCTCGACGACTTGTCGGCCGCCACGCACGAAAACGTCCACCTCGTCGTGCGTGATGACCTTCACTCCGTCGTCGTGGACTTGCGCGAATCGCCGCACCCTATCCGCATGTACGCCGCCGTGGGCCGCATCGGGCCGTTGCACGCGGGCGGCACGCCGAAAGTGCTGCTCGCCTACGCGGGCGAGGACGTGCTTCGCCGCGTCTTGAACGCGGGTCTGCCGAGCTTCACGGCCCACACCACCGCCGACCCCGCCGAACTGCGCGCGGTCTTGGACGACATCCGGCGAGAAGGCAGCCACGTCGCCATCGCCGACTTGGAGGACGGCACCTTCTCGATCGCCGCGCCCATCTTCGACCACGAGGGA
This genomic stretch from Deinococcus yavapaiensis KR-236 harbors:
- a CDS encoding ABC transporter permease yields the protein MVPDVRVPVSGGSKPRRLSRRVRRFLRNPAAVASVFVLLLIVAFSVLGPLFHKASPTEIDFASQFARPSGAHPLGTDENGRDVLIRLMLGGRVSLTVGFFAVLVSVVFGVLVGGLSGYFRGVTDALLMRFTDGMLAIPGFFIAMLGLTFFGTGLLPLVLVIGLTSWMGLARLVRSEILRYREELAVEAARALGAGDARILMRHVLPHVAPTVIVNATIGISFAILTESALSFLGLGIQPPAASWGNMLNGAQNYLYNAPWLALYPGAMILLTVVAFNLFGDGLRDANDPNA
- a CDS encoding IclR family transcriptional regulator — protein: MPKSSPLSTTRPYNIAALESAIHILELVGHEPGLRLQGLVERSGLNKSHVFRILRNLQDHALVWQDDVGAYRLGQAAYLLGKRAESQWSLTRAARRTLDDLSAATHENVHLVVRDDLHSVVVDLRESPHPIRMYAAVGRIGPLHAGGTPKVLLAYAGEDVLRRVLNAGLPSFTAHTTADPAELRAVLDDIRREGSHVAIADLEDGTFSIAAPIFDHEGRAVAAVSVAGPLLRFDDERRGRYRRLVVEAARRISRDLGFKP
- a CDS encoding ABC transporter permease — protein: MPVPYILRRLWHALIVLAVVCVVTFIVVRLAPGGPSLLADPNLGTVERAAIAERLGLNDSVPEQFAKFAAGVVRGDLGTSFLYGTPTLQVIGQRLPNTLLLAGTALLVTVLVAVPLGLMCGLRPNSLLDRLLSTVSLVFVAVPVFWFALMLIILFAVVLRVLPAGGMNAPGMEGNLLDSLRHLILPTLVLASATIAEVLRYTRSSARTAAMQDYVRTAKAKGVGPLRLQYKHILKNALLPVLTAIGLQLPRLVGGAAVTETIFAWPGMGRLSVEAALGRDYPLILAITLVVALAVVLFNLLVDLLYPVVDPRVRTEA
- a CDS encoding ABC transporter substrate-binding protein gives rise to the protein MRKALLALGVALAVTGASAQSNVLKLPLINDPIMNPLVAPDLGSILVNKVIFPGLVRPNEDLQPEPDLAASWRVTNNGLTYTFNLRQNVKWHDGQPFTADDVVFTFKTIINPQSGSRLVSDFNSIKDVVAVNRNTVRFTLSKPFAPFLILLGHNAGIVPKHLLEGKDLNNYNAFNRQMPIGTGPYKVSRVVPGASITLVPNPDYYGAKPKLDGITFRVVPDINTQVAQLRSGELDWVNVEPFNLAALQNDPNVRIKQADAVQHFLVFFNLKNPLFKDAKVRQAMQYAVNRKAIIEGVLRGYADYPVGTIPTALRAYFNKSIKPVQFDPNRALQILAQAGWKRNAQGTLVNAKGEPFKFSLMVDRGNPTREQAALAVQQDLKRIGMDVTLQTLEFGTLVRDFLLTGKYDANLIWWTTAPDPDQYSYYATGQSNNQAFYSNSQADELLRRGRETTSLAARKIIYTNLQRLELTDPPVLVLWYPKELQAIRRNLTGVPDLGIRDALRHSEKFDLR
- a CDS encoding M28 family peptidase; translated protein: MLTDAEQATLDAITLDAPWELIERFSRLKREDPADVRTAADLLVARLTSHGVPVHVHRPELYLSIPRSASIRLGDQTLHAKAMAMSASLPGGHTAPLVHQPSVYAADADEMFSKALFGDAVDVRGKIVVTEGFGMPGKVGELEERGALGVIAVNPGDRAHWGICTSIWGTPDLDGLPRKPNIPVVSVNRHDGALLIDAAHDGQAITLFTHLDEGWFESPIPVVTIPGREDPDAFVLLHGHYDSWDVGVGDNAVGDATLLEIARVLWERRSELRRTVKIAWWPGHSTGRYAGSTWFSDTFALELHDHCVAQVNCDSPGCRDATEYRDVSWMPEAERYAQAVIRDVTGQESFGERPPRAGDYSFNNIGLTGYFMLLSTMPNDLRAEKGYYAVGGCGGNIAWHTEDDTIDVANKDILLKDMRIYALGTLRAANATTLPFDYTLAVDDLTAAVTKYQAAAKSHFDFSRVHDELTALKAVISELDAYAATLDGRPLTDDTVRRVNAAYLTVTRLLTRVNFTRQAPFFHDPAISVPPLPDLAVALDLANVAPDKIGFHKTHLTRGQNRVIATLRDAARAVRAALPTPAPTL